From Aegilops tauschii subsp. strangulata cultivar AL8/78 chromosome 5, Aet v6.0, whole genome shotgun sequence:
ATTGGCCCTCTGGGGAACGTTCGACAGCTACTATTTCCCTTTTTTTAGGCTATATATATTTCCGTTTATTTAACAGTGGGAAGAGGGTTTCTTCTTAGGGTGGGCCTTTAGATGGTGTGAAACTGGAACGGGCCTCGATGGGCTGTTGCAGGCCTACCAAGGGACGCCACAGCGTCTGCATTTTGGGCTTCCACCCAACCCAATCCGGTGGTAGCGCCCACCAAAGAGAACCCAATCCACCCCTCACAAAAGAAAAAACAACCCAATCGGGACCATTCTTGGCGAGGAGAAGGTGGAGAAGAAAGCAGatcggcggcgccggcggcggccgtgGCCGCACTGGTACttgccttcttcttctttccgatTCCGTTGTAAATAGTACGTATGAGATGAGTCCGGGCTGATCCCAAAGTCGATTTCATTCTGGAATCTGAATTCGGTTTGTACCCACCTACCTATTTGAATCTTTGGCCAATTCCTGTGCAGATCGACTCGGACTGCGGGTGTGGTCTTCCGCCCGAGCACCCATAAACATGGGTCCGGAGGCGCCTGAGCTTCAACCAAACCCCGTCGATCCCGCTGGACGCCTTGTGCCAGAGCACAGCTCGATGGCGATCGCCGATGTCAACATGGGTCTACAGGCGCCTGAACTTTTGTCATATCACATCAATCGCGCACGACCCTTCTATGATGAAAAGTGGAAAAGTATGAATGtggggaagaagaagacgaagaagaagattttCCGGGTTCCGCAGCATGAGCTGGATGACATACTGTCCTATCAGGTGCCGGCTTGGCCGAAAGTGGATAAACGCTATCCTTCGGCCGCCATAGAGATGGAAAAAATGAAGGAATACTTTTTGGCCGGGCGGGAGAAGATGAGGCGAGAGTATGAGGCCCATGGCTATGCTACTTTTGAAGCAGAGGTCACCGATGATGAGAAGGAGGAAGACGCAGCAGCGACTACTCCTCATGAGGAGAAGGATGACAATGCAGCAGCGACATCTTTTCATGACAAGAATGACGATGCAGCAGCGACTCATATTCACGAGGAGAAGGATGATGTGCCAGCGACATCTTTTCACGACAAGAATGATGATGCAGCAGCGACTCCTACTCATGAGGAGAAGGATTATGCAGCAGAGACATCTTCTCCTTGGATTATTCCACGAGGAAGAGGCCGGAGAAGATTTCGCCCGGGTGTCGTGAAGCAAGCGAGTGGTGTTAAGAAAATAACTTAGATGTATTACTAGTTGTTTTCGTTGTTAGTTTTCGCTGTTGGATTAGTTGGTTCCAGTTTATGGGACTGTATTGTGTCATCTTTATTTATAATTTCTTGTGTAAAACCTACAGCTGATAATTCAAAAGTGAGTACTGAGTAGTATATTCAGTCAAGCATCAAATGTAGGTTATCTTCACATTAGTTCTGGTTTCTAAAATACAAAAAATTCAGTTCAAATGGAGATGTGCAGTGAAATTTATTTTTTTCTAAGGAACATAGATGGTCCAGGTTCAGCTATTATCAAGCTATAGGTGTGTGCTTTGGTATTTCTCTAAACGGAAAGCACATGGGTTTAGTCATTAAGTGAAATTGATAATTTCTGTTATGATATACTTATGGTCGCCGCATTTTGCCTATACGCTGAAAACAAAGTGGTGGGATATTTTTGCGGTATAAACTTGAAATGAAAGGATATAATTCTACCATGTGGAGATTGCTGGATTAGGGATCTGCATCCTGGGCTAATATAACTTTACACGTGTTAGTTTGCAATTTATTTATCTTGATAGTGGCTAATATAATGCACTGATATCAAACAGTCTTTTGTTGTGCTGTTTGATCTGATATCTTCCCTCAGTTAGGCAGTTATACTGAAGTGGATCAATGTGGGGTTTTTGGTTCCTAGTTTAGTTGAGATGTTTAAACagtgattttttttctttcaaataaaTTTGATGCGGTGTGATATGTGTCTCTTAATTTCCATTTATATCATGCCTGCAATCAAATCAGCAGGTTAGAATTTTGTATCTTTCAGCTTACCCTTTGGATAATAGTGAGTACCGAGTAGTATATTCAGTCAAGCATCAAATGTAGGTTATCTTCGCATAAGTTCTGGTTTCTAAAATACAGAAATTTCAGTTCAAATGGAGATGTGCAGTAAAATTTATTTTCTAAGAAACATAGATGGTCCAGAGAAAGAATGACAACTAATAACTACTAGTAAAGTAACATTGCATAGGATGTGCAATACAAATTATTTAGTATGACGTCGGAAAATTCTGAATTGCACAATATTTTCTTTAATATAGGGTTGTTGTATTTGCTTGAATTGCAAAATGATCTTGAACAttgcattgcttaaatttatcagTATCCATAGCAGATCCTCCCTGTCTCTGTTGATGTTCCTCAAGTACCTCCCCAAGCAAATCCTCATTAGATCGTGCATTACCAACAGCCTGGCTGGTGTCAGGCAAGCCTTCTCCATCAAGTAGAGGGTCATCATCCACTACCAAGGATAATAAGTACAGTGATCTATCAATCTCCACTAACCTATTGAGTGGTATCTTGGCAGGGTCTCGAACAGCAATTTGCAGTTTAACTTCTGCTCATAGAAATTCCTAAAGATGCCATGCCAGTCAACATTAACTGAAGTCCCCAGAACAGACGCCACCTGAGCCATAGTCTTCCAAGTCATTTTGTTTACAGGTATCCCAGCAGCAGTAACCAAGTATCCTGCGGTTCATCATAATGTTCACACTCCCCATTCCAAGCCAGGAAAGAAAGAGAGGCCCCCTTCTTCTTAAGATTGATGGAAGGCGGCTCAACCAATTCCTTTGTTTTACGAGGAAATGTTTCTCAGACAGCTGTCTCATCTGCCAAGGCCAATCAGTCTTCCAAATAGCTGAAAAATCCTGCTTAAGTTCCTGCATGGCAATCTCACCTTCCTCGATCGCATCAGTACAAATGTTAGCCAGGTTTAACCACTTATGGCCTTGTGATCCCCAGATTCAACATGGAAGAAACCCAGCCCAGCATTTGAACTCCCAAGGTAGGCTTATACCATTCAGAACACACATCCATAATATGATGCCCAGCCTTATGACAGATGAAACAACGCTTAGGAGTGGAGCAAGTACCCACATAGTGTGCTGGCTCGCCAGAGTTATAACAAATAACATCACAAAGCTTAGGATTATAAATTCACAATTGACCACCACTTCCTCCTTCCTCTCTCTAGCAGATTCAGCAGTCTTCTCTGAACCCCCACTGGTTGTCTTGCTCTGCCGGTCCTTGCTAGTTCCGACAGGTTTGGGATTTTTCTTCTGTTGCTGAGTAGCTACATGCACTTGAGAGTTTTGCTGAAATGAACTAGACTGGCCCTCCCCAAAACCAGACTGGAAATACTGACCAGGAGCCCCTTGGAGCTGCCCCTGCGGGCCCTGGATACATTACTGAGGCTGTGGGGGGCAGAATTGCGGAGGCCACTGCCCCGTAGGAGGGTGCGGAGGGTTTTGCCACGGCTGCTGTTGCTGCATTCCCTGGGCAGCAAATTGCATAGGTGGAGGGAAATTGACTTGGAAATGAGATGGATGCTGAATCGGCAGCACTGGTGAATATGTTGGAGGGCTTGGGGCCAGAACCTTGGTAAAAGAAATCGAAACGGAGTGAACCTTGGTAATTTTATGGTCAATTTGGTGGGCGAGAAGGCATGCTATACATGAAAATGAGTTCAACTCCCTACTGCCAACACATGCGTTCATCAGGAGGTATATCTCTGAGCTGAATCGGCCAACAATGCTCAGGGTCGCTGGTGTTCCATGTGGATGGAGGATTAGACAGAGAGCTGAGGACAGGGCAGCCGCTGTGGTGTGCAGAAATGAGGAATGAAAGTTTATAGCTGCATCAGCTCTGGCGACGATTGGCATGACTCATCCAGCAGTTTTGGAGGCACGGGCTGCCCTGTCCTCAGCTCTGGCGAGCCCCGGACCTGGGCGCGCTTAAGATCAGGGTCATCTCGGACTGCCTGGAGGTTGTGAACAACACATGCTTTAGTGTAATTTTCTACCTCTCTTTCTGGAGGTAGACATGTTTTGTGGGGGGATATGGATGGAATTCCAAGACATGAGGTGATCCAGGACTTTTCCTCTTTGCAAGGCGTGAAGCAAAGCAGGCTGCACATTGTTGTGCAAGAGAGGCTCTGTTGATGTAATTCCTGGGTTCCTGACTAGGGTGGTCCAGTCAGATTGTAATCCTGGCATATCTAGTGCCTGTTCGGCAGCCCTCCGCGGAGTGGAGCGCGCGGAGCGGCCTTTTATCAGCTCCGCAGATTAAAGCT
This genomic window contains:
- the LOC109732565 gene encoding uncharacterized protein isoform X2; amino-acid sequence: MGCCRPTKGRHSVCILGFHPTQSGGSAHQREPNPPLTKEKTTQSGPFLARRRWRRKQIGGAGGGRGRTDRLGLRVWSSARAPINMGPEAPELQPNPVDPAGRLVPEHSSMAIADVNMGLQAPELLSYHINRARPFYDEKWKSMNVGKKKTKKKIFRVPQHELDDILSYQVPAWPKVDKRYPSAAIEMEKMKEYFLAGREKMRREYEAHGYATFEAEVTDDEKEEDAAATTPHEEKDDNAAATSFHDKNDDAAATHIHEEKDDVPATSFHDKNDDAAATPTHEEKDYAAETSSPWIIPRGRGRRRFRPGVVKQASGVKKIT
- the LOC109732565 gene encoding uncharacterized protein isoform X1, with protein sequence MGCCRPTKGRHSVCILGFHPTQSGGSAHQREPNPPLTKEKTTQSGPFLARRRWRRKQIGGAGGGRGRTGTCLLLLSDSVVNNRLGLRVWSSARAPINMGPEAPELQPNPVDPAGRLVPEHSSMAIADVNMGLQAPELLSYHINRARPFYDEKWKSMNVGKKKTKKKIFRVPQHELDDILSYQVPAWPKVDKRYPSAAIEMEKMKEYFLAGREKMRREYEAHGYATFEAEVTDDEKEEDAAATTPHEEKDDNAAATSFHDKNDDAAATHIHEEKDDVPATSFHDKNDDAAATPTHEEKDYAAETSSPWIIPRGRGRRRFRPGVVKQASGVKKIT